In the genome of Desulfovibrio desulfuricans, one region contains:
- a CDS encoding OsmC family protein, whose translation MSNISATYLGNLQMELVHNLSGTKIYTTPTPDHGGSGQSFSPTDLCAAALCSCAMSMLATYAENHGLDVTGTTMEISKSMTTEGPSRIGKIEIVFNMPDRQFSSKDKTVMERAANTCGVHHSLHPDVEQVFTFKWSS comes from the coding sequence ATGTCTAATATCAGCGCGACGTATCTTGGCAACCTGCAGATGGAACTTGTCCATAACCTCAGCGGCACCAAAATTTACACCACGCCTACCCCGGATCATGGCGGGTCGGGCCAGTCATTTTCGCCCACAGATCTCTGCGCAGCGGCCTTGTGCTCATGCGCCATGAGCATGCTGGCAACATATGCCGAGAACCACGGTCTAGATGTGACCGGAACAACAATGGAAATATCCAAAAGCATGACGACCGAGGGACCCAGCCGCATCGGGAAGATTGAAATCGTTTTTAACATGCCCGACCGGCAATTCAGCAGCAAGGACAAGACCGTGATGGAACGGGCTGCCAATACGTGCGGCGTTCATCATAGCCTGCACCCTGATGTCGAGCAGGTTTTTACCTTCAAATGGAGCAGCTAG
- a CDS encoding LysR family transcriptional regulator: MLPEFSGDFIQWLRGFYYTATCGSMTAAMKEMNRNQSALTYQIRSLEQEFGVKLFSGSKTNRVLTEEGKFLLSKAMLLFSQIDALRGQLAHLPATVKGPLSISCMFSFYNHILPDLVHSFSQQYPEVSFRLIPEMLESKLFEDISSNKVDVGILASERIPDDFLVIPLFRTDITLFASPQATIPPENMLDLTDIAQMTIVAPSVHSSLWQNILRQAQRYGVKLNPRHIILHQDCLVRCVAQGLGVSMLDRFVLEDAIFAKKIQAVSLSRFFRPRQYYMVLSQSGAYQYPQVKAFLNFMKQQFEIADDKQDDSRNETIEDAEVALL; the protein is encoded by the coding sequence ATGCTTCCTGAGTTCAGCGGCGATTTTATTCAATGGTTGCGTGGTTTTTATTACACCGCAACGTGCGGCAGCATGACGGCTGCAATGAAGGAGATGAACCGTAACCAGTCTGCGCTCACATATCAGATTCGCAGTCTGGAGCAGGAATTTGGCGTTAAACTTTTTAGCGGTTCAAAGACAAACCGAGTTCTGACTGAAGAAGGAAAATTTTTGCTCAGCAAGGCAATGCTGCTTTTTTCCCAGATTGACGCTCTGCGTGGACAATTGGCGCATCTGCCAGCAACAGTTAAAGGCCCGCTGAGCATCAGTTGCATGTTTTCTTTTTACAACCACATTCTGCCGGATCTGGTGCACAGTTTTTCGCAGCAGTACCCCGAGGTGAGCTTCAGGCTTATTCCCGAGATGCTGGAGAGCAAGCTTTTTGAAGACATTTCTTCCAACAAGGTCGACGTTGGCATTCTGGCCTCAGAGAGGATTCCGGACGATTTTTTGGTCATCCCCCTGTTCAGGACGGACATCACGCTTTTTGCCTCGCCGCAGGCTACAATTCCACCAGAAAACATGCTTGATCTGACCGACATTGCCCAGATGACCATTGTTGCGCCGTCGGTTCATTCGAGCCTATGGCAAAATATTCTTCGTCAGGCGCAGCGCTATGGCGTAAAGCTGAACCCACGGCATATAATCCTGCACCAGGATTGCCTTGTGCGTTGCGTGGCGCAAGGCCTCGGCGTGAGCATGCTCGACCGTTTTGTGCTGGAAGACGCCATTTTTGCGAAAAAAATTCAGGCCGTATCCCTGTCGCGGTTTTTCCGCCCCCGGCAATACTACATGGTGCTGTCGCAGTCGGGCGCGTACCAGTATCCGCAGGTTAAGGCCTTTTTGAATTTCATGAAGCAGCAGTTTGAAATTGCTGACGACAAGCAGGATGATAGCCGCAACGAAACCATCGAAGATGCCGAGGTTGCCCTGCTCTGA
- the larB gene encoding nickel pincer cofactor biosynthesis protein LarB, which yields MSCGSLEKLLTDIKSGSVSVADGMNMLRDSAVLDLGHTKFDLQRPARNGFPEVVYGEGKTPEQVGEIFVRVGERGNVLATRVSAQMAAHVQSVCPHAEYNALGRAMTLVTRPIVWKQGEVAIVTAGTSDLPVAEEALVTCRMMGVRAKIIADVGVAGIHRLMCNLPEVRAARAIIVVAGMEGALASVVGGLVAQPVVAVPTSVGYGASFAGLSALLGMLTSCASGVTVTNIDNGFGAACAACRIINACESSANA from the coding sequence ATGTCTTGTGGTTCGTTGGAAAAATTGCTCACTGATATCAAAAGCGGCAGCGTTTCGGTTGCCGACGGCATGAACATGCTGCGCGACAGCGCTGTGCTTGACCTTGGTCATACAAAATTTGACCTGCAGCGCCCCGCGCGCAACGGGTTTCCTGAGGTTGTTTACGGCGAGGGCAAAACACCCGAGCAGGTGGGCGAAATTTTTGTCCGGGTGGGGGAGCGCGGCAATGTGCTTGCCACCAGGGTTTCGGCGCAGATGGCGGCCCACGTGCAGTCTGTATGCCCCCATGCGGAGTACAACGCCCTGGGCCGCGCCATGACCCTGGTTACCAGGCCCATTGTCTGGAAGCAGGGCGAGGTGGCCATTGTTACCGCTGGCACCTCCGACCTGCCTGTGGCGGAGGAGGCCCTGGTGACCTGCCGCATGATGGGCGTGCGGGCCAAAATTATTGCCGATGTCGGTGTGGCGGGTATTCACCGCCTCATGTGCAACCTGCCAGAAGTGCGCGCAGCCCGCGCCATTATTGTGGTTGCAGGTATGGAAGGCGCGCTGGCAAGCGTAGTGGGCGGTCTGGTTGCGCAGCCGGTGGTGGCGGTGCCCACCTCGGTGGGTTACGGCGCGTCGTTTGCGGGGCTATCAGCCTTGCTGGGCATGCTTACCTCGTGCGCCAGCGGCGTCACTGTAACCAATATCGACAACGGTTTTGGCGCGGCCTGCGCCGCATGCCGCATAATCAACGCCTGCGAGAGCAGCGCCAACGCATAA
- a CDS encoding aldo/keto reductase, with the protein MDKNNTSSRVSRRRLLQVAGAGVAGGAVLYGLDRLRLLPSFEKPLPVPAAEKMACRVNPRNGDRVSLLGFGCMRFPMQPGADSPTGSEVNEEGAFALVDYAIAHGVNYFDTAWPYHRGVSEIVIGKALQRYPRKSYFLADKMPTFLMPTLAQAKEIFEKQLEKCNVEYFDYYLLHAIQSVEAYQTVYEKNGVLEYLFEEKKKGRIRNLGWSFHGNAPTLEYLLSRNVEWDFAMVQLNYHDMLHEYKVAPNQAKFIPKDPAPTQWMFEKMQQSGLPLIVMEPLLGGRLARLNKKALTILQAERPEASGASWAFRYVAGLPNVITMLSGMTYMEHLQDNLRALAPYEPLSDREMLVLKEALSVFLTQSNIRCTTCGYCMPCPYGVDIPAVFAHYNRCLDDEQIPRGTRDADYEKARRAYLVEYERAIPELRQAARCTGCGKCLVHCPQMIVIPDEMARLGKFVENLRARQG; encoded by the coding sequence ATGGACAAAAATAATACATCATCCAGGGTTTCGCGTCGCCGCCTTCTGCAGGTTGCGGGGGCGGGCGTCGCGGGTGGCGCGGTGTTGTACGGTCTGGACAGACTGCGGCTTTTGCCCAGCTTTGAAAAGCCCCTGCCGGTCCCTGCCGCCGAAAAGATGGCTTGCAGGGTCAACCCCAGAAACGGCGACAGGGTTTCACTGCTGGGGTTTGGCTGCATGCGGTTTCCCATGCAGCCGGGGGCGGACAGCCCGACCGGTTCCGAAGTAAACGAGGAGGGGGCTTTTGCGCTGGTAGATTATGCCATCGCCCATGGGGTGAACTATTTTGACACGGCCTGGCCCTACCATCGCGGCGTTTCGGAAATCGTTATCGGCAAAGCTTTGCAGCGGTATCCGCGCAAGAGTTACTTTCTGGCGGATAAAATGCCTACCTTTCTAATGCCGACTCTTGCACAGGCAAAAGAGATATTTGAAAAACAGCTTGAAAAGTGCAATGTTGAATACTTTGACTATTATCTGCTGCACGCCATACAGTCTGTAGAAGCGTACCAGACCGTGTACGAAAAAAACGGCGTGCTCGAGTATCTGTTTGAAGAAAAGAAAAAGGGCCGGATACGCAATCTTGGCTGGTCGTTTCACGGTAATGCGCCCACGCTTGAGTACCTGCTGTCGCGCAATGTGGAATGGGACTTTGCCATGGTGCAGCTCAATTACCACGACATGCTGCACGAATATAAAGTTGCGCCCAATCAGGCTAAGTTCATACCCAAGGATCCCGCGCCCACGCAGTGGATGTTTGAAAAAATGCAGCAGAGCGGCCTGCCTCTCATTGTCATGGAGCCGCTGCTCGGCGGTCGGCTGGCCCGTCTCAACAAAAAAGCGCTGACCATCCTGCAGGCCGAACGGCCCGAGGCCTCCGGCGCTTCGTGGGCTTTTCGCTATGTGGCGGGGCTGCCCAACGTCATCACCATGCTCAGCGGCATGACCTATATGGAGCATCTGCAGGACAACCTGCGGGCGCTAGCCCCGTACGAGCCTTTGTCCGACCGCGAGATGCTGGTGCTCAAGGAGGCGCTGAGCGTTTTTTTGACCCAGTCAAACATCCGTTGCACCACCTGCGGTTACTGCATGCCCTGCCCCTATGGCGTGGATATCCCCGCGGTATTTGCCCATTACAACCGGTGTCTTGATGACGAGCAGATACCCAGGGGTACGCGCGACGCCGATTATGAAAAAGCCCGCCGCGCCTACCTTGTGGAATACGAGCGGGCCATACCCGAGCTGCGCCAGGCGGCGCGATGTACCGGGTGCGGCAAATGTCTTGTGCACTGCCCGCAGATGATCGTCATCCCCGACGAAATGGCGCGGCTGGGCAAGTTTGTTGAGAACCTGAGAGCAAGGCAGGGATAG
- a CDS encoding 4Fe-4S binding protein, protein MLRFVRMVLAALCFAALCLLFVDVSGLVVPSFAVMARVQFVPAILAGSVGAVVGVLLLTLVLGRVYCSVLCPLGVLQDIIGAKAGRYRFYHSSPHTVLRLLVLGVFVFSLLAGVPLVFSLLEPYSAFGRMAADLLAPAWGTGNNALAWASERAGNYDVAPAMVWQKGLAALASAVGTLAVIGVLSWRNGRLWCNAVCPVGTFLGFLSRFSLFQPRISASACKKCGLCEKACKSGCIDAESGTVDGSRCVACFNCLDACRHKAISYAPKLAAGATGTGGRTGDRTGGKPDSLRRNLLAALVGVAVPGVAFGRSASSIPALSRKLGPERQVAIVPPGAQSVQLLSARCTGCQLCVSACPNQVLKSTDSGSGMLQPTLAFERGYCRVNCTTCSDVCPAGAIRPVTPAEKSSMQIGRAVVALDRCITATDKVTCTACAKICPPRVINLVGPDDAPKKPVVDAERCTGCGACEYVCPARPFAAIHVEGVAEQRRI, encoded by the coding sequence ATGTTGCGATTTGTTCGTATGGTCCTGGCCGCACTGTGTTTTGCCGCGCTGTGCCTGCTGTTTGTCGATGTCAGCGGGCTGGTTGTTCCCTCGTTTGCCGTTATGGCGCGGGTGCAGTTTGTGCCCGCCATACTGGCAGGCAGCGTCGGGGCTGTGGTCGGCGTGTTGCTGCTCACACTGGTGCTGGGCAGGGTTTACTGTTCTGTGTTGTGTCCGCTTGGCGTGCTGCAGGATATTATTGGCGCAAAGGCGGGCAGGTATCGTTTTTATCACTCCTCGCCGCATACGGTTTTGCGGCTGCTGGTGCTGGGCGTGTTTGTGTTTTCGCTGCTGGCTGGCGTTCCTCTGGTGTTTTCGCTGCTTGAGCCGTACAGCGCCTTTGGCCGTATGGCGGCGGATCTGCTGGCCCCCGCGTGGGGGACGGGCAACAACGCTCTTGCCTGGGCCTCCGAACGGGCGGGCAACTACGACGTGGCCCCGGCCATGGTCTGGCAAAAGGGTCTGGCGGCCCTTGCGTCCGCAGTGGGTACGCTCGCCGTCATTGGCGTATTGTCATGGCGCAACGGGCGCTTGTGGTGCAATGCCGTATGCCCGGTGGGAACTTTTTTGGGGTTTTTGAGCCGCTTTTCGCTGTTTCAGCCACGCATTAGCGCGAGCGCGTGCAAAAAGTGCGGCCTTTGCGAAAAAGCCTGCAAGTCCGGCTGCATTGACGCCGAAAGCGGAACCGTGGACGGCAGCCGCTGCGTGGCCTGTTTTAACTGCCTGGACGCCTGCAGGCACAAGGCCATCAGCTATGCGCCAAAGCTGGCTGCAGGCGCGACAGGGACAGGCGGCAGGACAGGCGACAGGACAGGCGGCAAGCCCGACAGCCTGCGGCGCAACCTGCTGGCGGCCCTGGTGGGGGTGGCCGTGCCCGGCGTGGCCTTTGGGCGCAGCGCGTCGTCCATCCCCGCGCTTAGCCGCAAACTTGGCCCAGAGCGGCAGGTCGCCATAGTGCCGCCGGGGGCGCAGTCTGTGCAGCTGCTGAGTGCACGCTGCACCGGTTGTCAGCTCTGTGTCTCGGCCTGCCCCAATCAGGTGCTTAAGTCGACGGACAGCGGCAGCGGCATGCTGCAGCCCACACTTGCCTTTGAGCGCGGGTACTGCAGGGTCAACTGCACAACCTGCTCAGATGTGTGCCCCGCCGGGGCCATACGGCCTGTTACCCCGGCAGAAAAAAGCTCCATGCAGATCGGGCGGGCTGTGGTTGCCCTTGACCGTTGCATCACGGCGACAGACAAGGTGACTTGCACGGCCTGCGCCAAAATTTGTCCGCCGAGGGTCATTAATCTTGTGGGCCCGGACGACGCCCCCAAAAAACCGGTTGTGGATGCGGAGCGCTGCACGGGCTGCGGCGCGTGCGAATACGTTTGCCCGGCCCGGCCCTTTGCGGCCATACATGTGGAGGGCGTAGCGGAGCAGCGGCGCATCTAG
- a CDS encoding pimeloyl-ACP methyl esterase BioG family protein, which produces MNIDFLRRKDSPTLELFFAGWGMDSRPFAWAAESPQVADCDFAVCYDYTSLALDGVDWRRYREVRVRAWSLGVYAASLVLPGLSCAVSTAVAINGTLRPVDDEFGIPVAVYDATIEQFSAESLDRFNRRMCGAHKAVFEARRPLRGVGSLLDELRSIRACAAEGARPQFTGWTRAVLGKKDKIFPVANQRRAWAETPLAQAVLELDEPHYMPDIPFVTA; this is translated from the coding sequence ATGAATATTGATTTTTTGCGGCGCAAGGACAGCCCCACGCTGGAGCTTTTTTTTGCCGGGTGGGGCATGGACAGCCGTCCCTTTGCCTGGGCGGCGGAATCGCCGCAGGTGGCAGACTGCGACTTTGCCGTCTGCTACGACTACACCAGCCTGGCGTTGGACGGCGTGGACTGGCGGCGCTACCGCGAGGTGCGGGTGCGGGCGTGGTCGCTGGGCGTCTACGCCGCATCGCTGGTTTTGCCCGGTTTGAGCTGCGCCGTCAGCACGGCTGTGGCCATCAACGGCACGCTGCGGCCCGTTGACGACGAGTTTGGCATACCGGTTGCCGTATACGACGCCACCATTGAACAATTCAGCGCCGAGAGCCTCGATCGCTTTAACCGGCGCATGTGCGGTGCGCACAAGGCCGTATTTGAGGCGCGTAGACCTTTGCGCGGCGTCGGTTCACTGCTGGATGAGCTGCGCAGCATCAGGGCTTGCGCGGCAGAGGGCGCAAGGCCCCAGTTTACGGGCTGGACAAGGGCCGTGCTGGGTAAAAAAGACAAGATATTTCCTGTCGCAAACCAGCGCCGGGCCTGGGCCGAAACGCCCCTGGCGCAGGCTGTGCTTGAGCTGGACGAGCCGCACTACATGCCGGATATTCCTTTTGTGACAGCGTAA
- a CDS encoding aminotransferase class I/II-fold pyridoxal phosphate-dependent enzyme has product MMMQYLKWLDEKKQNGSLRSLRNIDAEQRNRQKAGAPFINLSSNDYLSFGDDAALRQQFWAEQDVASLRMGACSSRLLTGTCDQQEAFESELAAAYGAEAALVFGSGYHANQGILPAVCTAQTLILADKLVHASLIDGIRMSEARCIRFRHNDYQQLEALVEKYAGQYENIIVATESIFSMDGDACDLPRLVALKKAYPTVQLYVDEAHAVGVRGAHGLGCCEEQGCAADIDFLVGTMGKAWASLGAYVICTSALREYLVNTVRPFIFTTALPPVNIAWSRFVLGRFCSADAAARRAHLAGIAGMMHAFVDSLGQSVRSTSQIVPVVTGENQRTLDIAGHLQREGFYIMGIRPPTVPAGASRLRISLTAATSRDDVEALIALLGRLLHEY; this is encoded by the coding sequence ATGATGATGCAATACCTCAAGTGGCTTGATGAAAAAAAGCAAAACGGCAGCCTGCGCTCCCTGCGCAACATAGACGCGGAGCAGCGCAACAGGCAAAAAGCCGGTGCGCCCTTTATCAACCTGAGTTCCAACGACTATCTTTCTTTTGGCGACGACGCGGCCCTGCGGCAGCAATTCTGGGCGGAGCAGGACGTGGCCTCGCTGCGCATGGGCGCGTGTTCGTCGCGGCTGCTCACGGGAACCTGCGACCAGCAGGAGGCCTTTGAAAGCGAACTGGCCGCCGCTTACGGCGCGGAGGCGGCCCTGGTTTTCGGCAGCGGCTACCACGCCAATCAGGGCATCTTGCCCGCCGTGTGCACGGCGCAAACGCTTATTCTGGCCGATAAGCTCGTGCACGCCAGCCTTATCGACGGCATCCGCATGAGTGAAGCCAGGTGCATTCGCTTCCGGCACAACGATTACCAGCAGCTGGAAGCGCTGGTCGAAAAATACGCCGGACAATACGAAAACATCATCGTGGCGACGGAGTCCATCTTCAGCATGGACGGCGACGCCTGCGACCTGCCCCGGCTGGTTGCGCTCAAAAAGGCCTATCCGACCGTGCAGCTCTATGTGGACGAGGCTCACGCCGTCGGCGTGCGCGGGGCGCACGGGCTTGGCTGCTGCGAGGAGCAGGGCTGCGCGGCCGACATTGACTTTTTGGTGGGCACCATGGGCAAGGCCTGGGCCTCGCTGGGCGCGTACGTCATCTGCACGTCGGCCCTGCGCGAGTATCTGGTCAACACGGTGCGCCCCTTTATTTTTACCACCGCGCTGCCCCCGGTAAACATCGCCTGGAGCCGGTTTGTTCTGGGCAGGTTTTGCTCCGCCGATGCAGCGGCGCGCAGGGCGCACCTTGCCGGGATCGCCGGCATGATGCACGCTTTTGTGGACAGCCTTGGGCAATCCGTGCGCAGCACGTCGCAGATTGTACCCGTCGTCACCGGCGAAAATCAGCGCACGCTGGACATTGCCGGGCATTTGCAGCGCGAGGGCTTTTACATTATGGGCATACGCCCTCCCACGGTACCCGCTGGCGCTTCACGCCTGCGTATTTCGCTCACGGCGGCAACCAGCAGGGATGATGTCGAGGCCCTGATTGCACTGCTTGGCAGGCTGCTGCATGAATATTGA
- a CDS encoding methyltransferase domain-containing protein has product MSMDTALIRQRFSAAAASYEAEALAQRRIADRLWTLAAPRVAPKAAVLEIGAGTGLLTRRILEARPSSLMLNDLYISPQLQQIMDANPGVVSCREGNAEKLCFDGAFDAVLSASTVQWFDDLPFFFARCAHLLPAGGLLAFSSFLPGNLQEVAELTGVGLAYSEAKALRGYLAPHFDLQVLEQGEVTLHFDSPRDVLLHLRHTGVTGIRSVVWGKSRYEAFVKSYHARFADGQGVRLTYRPVYVLAASRGLLCPRP; this is encoded by the coding sequence ATGAGTATGGATACCGCACTGATCAGGCAGCGCTTTAGCGCAGCAGCCGCAAGCTACGAAGCCGAGGCGCTGGCGCAGCGGCGCATCGCCGACCGCCTCTGGACGTTGGCTGCGCCGCGCGTTGCGCCCAAGGCCGCCGTGCTTGAAATCGGCGCGGGCACAGGCCTGCTTACGCGGCGGATTCTTGAGGCGCGCCCCAGCAGCCTGATGCTGAACGATCTGTACATCAGCCCGCAGCTGCAGCAAATCATGGATGCCAACCCCGGTGTTGTCTCCTGCCGCGAGGGCAATGCCGAGAAGCTCTGTTTTGACGGGGCGTTTGATGCCGTGCTCAGTGCCTCTACCGTGCAGTGGTTTGACGACCTCCCGTTTTTTTTTGCCCGATGCGCGCATTTGTTGCCTGCTGGCGGGCTGCTGGCCTTCAGCAGCTTTTTGCCCGGCAACCTGCAGGAGGTCGCGGAGCTGACCGGCGTGGGGCTGGCCTATAGCGAGGCCAAAGCCCTGCGGGGCTACCTCGCGCCGCACTTTGACCTGCAGGTGCTGGAGCAGGGCGAGGTGACGCTGCATTTTGACAGCCCGCGCGACGTGTTGCTGCACCTGCGTCATACGGGCGTAACGGGCATACGGTCTGTTGTATGGGGCAAAAGCAGATACGAGGCATTTGTAAAATCCTACCATGCCCGCTTTGCGGACGGGCAGGGCGTCAGGCTGACCTACCGGCCTGTGTATGTGCTTGCCGCAAGCAGGGGGCTGCTTTGCCCCAGGCCGTAG
- a CDS encoding outer membrane homotrimeric porin yields MRKILVLLCAAGMLLGVSAGAQAVDLKAKGQWVFGFDYGQHGNFTSGGSKNTGYNSRTDEFSPSQRVRLQMDAVASESLSGTVYFEIGDQTWGKSSQGAALGADGTVVELKNAYLDWIVPQTEAKFRMGIQNFTLPSFTTTSQIISADVAAITGSYQFNDNVGLTTVWARPYNDNYSGYPDGYRANYMDNVDLFALSLPLSFDGVKVTPWAMYGMFGPNAFRTSATSYIPAQTSNYYLAGLYPLYGSTHNQKLTGYGNAVWGGLTGDVSAFAPLRLAWDFNYGSITRDDPSSNRSGWLADALAEYALDWGIPGIHAWYSSGDDDNPGNGSERLPYTNLDEGGAGSFGTFAFNGGRPNTFRDSTIAHNMGGTWGVGLYTRNISFVDKLTHTVRVNYIGGTNDPALLKKLAARTGEWLAPNATVLGKEGLYMTRNDGAIEFNLNNEYKMYDNLTVCFDIAYIKLMMDQSRTVWGQSKMNNKSDAMYDAWNINVNFIYSF; encoded by the coding sequence ATGAGGAAGATTCTGGTTTTACTGTGTGCCGCAGGCATGCTTTTGGGGGTCAGCGCCGGGGCTCAGGCTGTTGATCTAAAAGCCAAGGGGCAGTGGGTTTTTGGATTTGATTACGGCCAGCACGGCAACTTCACCTCTGGCGGGTCAAAAAACACCGGCTACAACTCGCGCACGGACGAGTTCAGCCCATCGCAGCGTGTTCGCCTGCAAATGGATGCCGTGGCTTCTGAAAGCCTTTCCGGCACAGTATATTTTGAAATAGGCGACCAGACCTGGGGCAAGTCGTCGCAGGGCGCAGCCCTTGGGGCGGACGGCACAGTAGTTGAGCTCAAGAATGCCTACCTCGACTGGATTGTTCCGCAAACAGAGGCAAAGTTTCGCATGGGCATACAGAACTTTACCCTGCCCAGCTTCACCACCACTTCGCAGATCATTTCGGCAGACGTGGCAGCCATTACAGGCAGCTACCAGTTCAATGACAATGTTGGCCTTACCACCGTGTGGGCCCGCCCTTACAACGATAACTACAGCGGCTATCCCGACGGCTACCGGGCCAACTACATGGATAATGTCGACCTGTTCGCCCTGTCGCTGCCGCTGAGCTTTGACGGCGTAAAGGTTACCCCCTGGGCGATGTACGGCATGTTTGGCCCCAACGCCTTCCGCACCAGCGCCACAAGCTACATACCGGCCCAGACCAGCAACTATTATCTTGCCGGCCTTTATCCGCTCTACGGCAGCACCCATAACCAGAAGCTGACCGGTTACGGCAATGCCGTGTGGGGCGGCCTTACCGGTGATGTGAGCGCGTTTGCGCCCCTGCGTCTGGCGTGGGATTTCAACTACGGCTCCATCACGCGTGACGATCCGTCGTCCAACCGCTCCGGCTGGCTGGCCGACGCCCTTGCGGAATATGCCCTCGATTGGGGTATTCCCGGCATCCATGCCTGGTATTCATCCGGCGACGACGACAATCCGGGCAACGGGTCAGAGCGCCTGCCCTACACCAATCTGGACGAAGGCGGCGCTGGCTCCTTCGGCACCTTCGCCTTCAACGGCGGCAGGCCCAACACCTTCCGCGACAGCACCATTGCCCACAACATGGGCGGCACGTGGGGCGTCGGTCTGTACACCAGAAATATCAGTTTTGTGGACAAGCTCACCCACACCGTGCGCGTTAACTACATCGGCGGCACCAACGATCCGGCCCTGCTGAAAAAGCTTGCCGCCAGAACCGGCGAATGGTTGGCCCCCAATGCCACGGTCCTGGGCAAGGAGGGGCTGTACATGACGCGCAACGACGGCGCCATCGAATTTAACCTGAACAACGAATACAAGATGTACGACAACCTCACCGTCTGCTTTGACATCGCCTATATCAAGCTGATGATGGACCAGAGCCGCACCGTGTGGGGCCAGAGCAAGATGAACAACAAAAGCGACGCCATGTACGACGCATGGAACATTAACGTAAACTTCATCTATTCCTTCTAG
- the larC gene encoding nickel pincer cofactor biosynthesis protein LarC, protein MCSHDRGFMKILYYDCFAGISGDMNLAAMIDLGVSPDYLRDELAKLGLEDEFALECLPQKRSGIQGMQVHVLLKNGEDDHEHDHDHGHDHGHDHEHGHGHDHADHDHGHDDADHARKHAHCHGHGGHLPHRNLADIEAIIMQSSLYAAVKQTSLSIFTRIAEAEAKVHGKALADVHFHEVGATDSIVDIVGAAICFHALGVEAVWSSPLELGSGFVRCAHGMMPVPAPATAEILHGLPTTRGGVEHEATTPTGAAIVATLATAITAAPLMTTLKTGYGIGHRQSQRPDAHRPNMLRVELAEVHVSAPASHGAGSDAGATGLGASAGGDVSSRACLLQCNIDDMSGELLADTMDLLIEQGAGDVYFTPVIMKKSRPGVIISVVCGAAERARFTELLFRHTTTLGVKAVELDKAMLEQSFATVATPLGNVRVKQAHLHGEVLRAKPEFEDCKALARRHGIPLAEVYAAISKVAGN, encoded by the coding sequence ATGTGCTCCCATGACCGGGGTTTTATGAAAATTCTCTACTACGACTGCTTTGCCGGAATCAGCGGCGACATGAATCTGGCGGCCATGATTGATCTTGGAGTCAGCCCCGACTACCTCAGGGATGAGCTGGCCAAGCTCGGCCTTGAGGATGAGTTTGCCCTTGAATGCCTGCCCCAGAAACGGAGCGGCATCCAGGGCATGCAGGTGCATGTGCTGCTGAAAAACGGGGAAGATGACCACGAGCATGACCATGATCACGGCCATGACCACGGGCATGACCACGAGCACGGTCATGGGCATGATCACGCAGACCACGACCATGGGCATGATGACGCAGACCATGCCCGCAAGCACGCGCACTGCCACGGTCACGGCGGGCATTTGCCGCACAGAAACCTGGCAGACATCGAGGCGATCATCATGCAAAGCTCGCTGTATGCCGCCGTCAAGCAGACGAGCCTGAGCATTTTTACCCGCATAGCCGAGGCAGAGGCAAAGGTGCACGGCAAGGCGCTTGCTGACGTGCATTTTCACGAGGTAGGCGCAACAGATTCCATTGTAGACATCGTGGGCGCGGCCATCTGCTTTCACGCGCTCGGGGTTGAGGCCGTCTGGTCGTCGCCGCTTGAGCTTGGCAGCGGCTTTGTGCGTTGCGCTCACGGGATGATGCCTGTCCCTGCCCCGGCCACGGCGGAGATACTGCACGGACTGCCCACGACCCGGGGCGGGGTAGAGCACGAGGCCACAACCCCCACGGGCGCGGCCATTGTGGCCACGCTGGCGACGGCCATTACCGCCGCGCCGCTTATGACCACGCTCAAAACCGGCTACGGTATCGGGCACCGCCAGTCGCAGCGCCCCGATGCGCACCGGCCCAACATGCTGCGCGTGGAGCTGGCCGAGGTTCATGTGTCGGCACCTGCCAGCCATGGTGCGGGCAGCGACGCAGGCGCTACCGGCCTTGGCGCGTCCGCTGGCGGCGATGTCTCCAGCAGGGCCTGCCTGCTGCAGTGCAATATCGACGACATGAGCGGCGAGCTGCTTGCCGACACCATGGATCTGCTCATAGAGCAGGGTGCCGGGGATGTGTATTTTACCCCTGTGATCATGAAAAAAAGCCGTCCCGGCGTCATCATTTCGGTTGTCTGCGGCGCGGCGGAACGCGCCAGATTTACCGAGCTGTTGTTCCGGCACACCACCACCCTCGGGGTCAAGGCCGTTGAGCTCGACAAGGCCATGCTCGAGCAGAGTTTTGCCACCGTCGCAACGCCCCTGGGCAACGTGCGGGTCAAGCAGGCGCATCTGCACGGCGAGGTGTTGCGCGCAAAGCCGGAGTTTGAAGACTGCAAGGCTCTGGCGCGTCGTCACGGCATCCCTCTGGCAGAGGTGTATGCCGCCATAAGCAAGGTTGCGGGCAACTGA